One Bythopirellula goksoeyrii genomic window, AAGCTCCACTGATTCTTGTCGTAAATGCTTACGAGAATACAGGTTCTAAGCTCGCTTGGTATTTTGCTCGGAATGATGAAGGCACGTCCTTTTCCCCCATCGACGCCTCAGGACAGTTAGACATTGATTACGAACGCAAACCTTCATAGGCCGCTGGGCATCCTCAGCTTGACTGCGATTATTGTTAATAGATGCGGCCGGTAAAGGCGACCGCTGCAGCAGCGTAGGCCTGGTTACCGCCCAAACGCGTTGAGTTCAAGTTGTTCGCAGTTACAACGCCTCTCCTCAGTGTCCTTGGTCATAGCAGAGACTGGATTGTCAAGAAGCACCCAACCACTAAAACCACGCCGCCAGTTCCGAGGCGAGCCCACCGCTCCGTTTTGCTAACGGCATTGAACGCTTCCCCGAGTTTTTTGGAGCCAAGGGCGATCAGCACTGCGAAGCCGATAACGGGCAAGGCGGTTCCGATGCCATAGAGCAGTGGGAGCAGAATCGTCGAACCGGCGGAAAGCGACGCCATCACATTGCCGAAGAACAACGCTGCCGACGTAGGGCAGAACGCCAGTGCGAATAGGACTCCCAGAGCCAGTGCACCCCAAATACCCAAGCGGTCGACCCTCTTTTTGACCGACTCGGAAACGCCACCGCCCCCGATGTTGATTTCGATCAGGCCGACCAAGAACATGCCCACCACGATGAGCGTCGGCCCAAGCAGCAGGTGCATGTACTTCTGCAAAAACTGCGATACGCCGGGGACCGAGAGGGCCGTGCTGACCAGCAAGAACGCCAACCCAACGTATGCTACGACTCGGCCCACCGTGTACAGCAGCCCAGCCAGCAGGACGTACCGCGTGTTATCGACTCGGCGGCCGATGTAACTGATTGCGGCGATATTGGTCGCCAAGGGACAGGGGCTGATCGAAGTCAACAACCCTAGCCACAAGGCCGAACCGGCGGCCAGCAGAAACTCAGTCATTCCTTGGACTCCTTCGATTCGTCGCGTTCCTGCTCGGCGTCTTCCTTGGATTGTCTCAAGTAGCGGGCGACGCCGTCCTGAACATAGGCCCGAAAGTCGTCCGGCTTGCCGACCAACTGCCAGACTTTCGGCATGCTCGTCAAGCACACGGTTTCACCTTCGAAGACATTGATCATCACGAGGGTGGGCGTTTCAATGCCGTACTTTTTGGCAAGTTCTGCATTCTTCTCGTCCTGAAAGTCGATGTAATGAAACTCGACGGTGCGATTCTCGACTTCCTTTTCAAAGCCTTTCGTCACTGCTTCCTCGGCCATTGCGCCGATTCGCTTGCAGGTCGGGCAGCGCTGGGTTCGATGGAAGTAGATCGCAACCACTTGATGTTCCGGGGACTTCCCTTGTTCTTTGTCACTGGTAGTTGTATCAGGTGTCACAACGCTGCAAACGGCCAGCACGGCTGCGAATATCATTGATGTCGCCATCGTCTATTCTCCTTGTTGAGATGTACTTGTTACCGCCTGATCATGATCCGAGCATGGAAAGAATCTCTTTTTGGATGTACGCGGTGAACGCGTCACGGTCGCCAATCAACTCCCAGACTCGCATCAAATTACGCCAGTCGGCCACTTCTCCATTCGCCATACTGACCAACACGACAGTGGGCGAGACGATCTCGTACTCGGTAGCGTAGTGGATGTGCTCGGGCTGTTCGTAGTTAACGACCTTCCACTGAACCCGTTCGTCGGCCAATTCTGCAGCGAATGCCGACTTAACAGCCTCGTGTGAGTAGCTCTCGATGCTCCGACAGGTCGGGCACCGCGTGTCGCCGTGGAAGTAGTAGACGACCAGGGCGTTTTCCGGGAGTTGCTCTTCAGCAGAGTCTGAGTTGACCGTCGTTGACTCCCGCATCTCGCGTCCGAGGAGGATCGCCACGGAAGCCGCGACAAACAGTAGCAAGGCGGCGGCGATTAGGTTTTTGGCATTCATCCGTGTACTTCCTTCCTTTATCAGGGGCTAGAACTTCCCGTTAGTCCTGTCGCTTGTTACTTTGATAGGACTGCTCTAATCTCTTCTGGCGTCGCGACTTTACCGACGATTTTTACTTCGCCATCGACAACCAAGGCTGGCGTAGACATGACGCCGAATTGAACGATTTCATTGATATCTTCGATCTTCTGGACGTCGGCTTCGACGCCCAAATCTTTCAGGGCTGCTTCGACATTCTCTTTCAGCGAGACACACTTCTTGCAGCCGGTGCCGAGAACTTGAATGGTGGTCATCTTGCGAATCTCCTATGGATTGATTGCTGCGACGGCAGCGGTCGCGGGTTGATTAGGTGAATTGGTTGCGGATGGGTAAAATTCGCCGAATCCGATCCCAGCGATGGTCGCCATGACAACCACAAGAGCGACAAAAGCCGCAGTCTTTGTGTTGCCGACGACACTGCGAATCACCAGGATGCTGGGCAGCGACAGGGCGGGTCCCGCCAAGAGCAGCGCTAGCGCCGGTCCGTTGTGCATGCCGTTGCGCATCAGCGCCTCCAGAATCGGGACCTCGGTGAGTGTGGCGAAGTAGAACAGGCAGCCAACCAAAGAGGCAATCAGGTTTGACAGGATGCTGTTGTCACCCACGAACGCCGCCACCTGCTTCTCTGGAATAAGGGCTCCTAGGAATCCGACGACGAAGACACCACCAAAGAGGAGCGGCACGAGCAGCTTGGAAAACTCCCAGGTATTGCCCATCCACTCGCCGAAGTCTTGACGATTGAGCCACGCCAGGCTCATCACGGCGACCAGCACGGCCATCACTCCCGCCAAGTACCAGCGGTAGTGATGGATACGGGTCACCCAGGTATCGACGTCCTCGATGCTCGTAATATCGGTTTTGGCCAGCCGTACAACCTCAGTCGCTTCATGCCCAAGCAATGCCTGTTTGAGTCGCAGGTCGTAACTGTTTTCGGTTTCATATTGCAGTGTTGCTTCAAACTGCCGGCCATCAGCCATTTGCACTATCTTGTCGCCAGGATTGAACCAGTCGCTGAACACCAGAAATGCCAGCATGGCGGCCAGCATCGAAGCGTTTTGCCAAAGCGGTCGGCTGGCAGCAGGTGGGTCGGGCTGAGCCATCGTGACTTCGCTCCGCTCGTCTTCGCTGCGACTGAACAGCATTGCCATGATGAGGCCAATGATCACGCCAAAAACCATGGCGCCAACCACGCGGGCGACACCTAACTCGAATCCCAGGACACGTGCCGTGAGAAAGATCGCAAGCACGTTAATTGCCGGACCGGCGTAGAGAAAGCAAGAGGCTGGCCCCAACCCCGCCCCGATGCGGTAGATGCCTGCGAACATCGGCAGCACGCTACAGGAACAAACCGCCAGCACGGTGCCCGAGATCGAAGCCACCGAATAGG contains:
- a CDS encoding nitrophenyl compound nitroreductase subunit ArsF family protein, whose amino-acid sequence is MNAKNLIAAALLLFVAASVAILLGREMRESTTVNSDSAEEQLPENALVVYYFHGDTRCPTCRSIESYSHEAVKSAFAAELADERVQWKVVNYEQPEHIHYATEYEIVSPTVVLVSMANGEVADWRNLMRVWELIGDRDAFTAYIQKEILSMLGS
- a CDS encoding nitrophenyl compound nitroreductase subunit ArsF family protein; translation: MATSMIFAAVLAVCSVVTPDTTTSDKEQGKSPEHQVVAIYFHRTQRCPTCKRIGAMAEEAVTKGFEKEVENRTVEFHYIDFQDEKNAELAKKYGIETPTLVMINVFEGETVCLTSMPKVWQLVGKPDDFRAYVQDGVARYLRQSKEDAEQERDESKESKE
- a CDS encoding aromatic aminobenezylarsenical efflux permease ArsG family transporter translates to MTEFLLAAGSALWLGLLTSISPCPLATNIAAISYIGRRVDNTRYVLLAGLLYTVGRVVAYVGLAFLLVSTALSVPGVSQFLQKYMHLLLGPTLIVVGMFLVGLIEINIGGGGVSESVKKRVDRLGIWGALALGVLFALAFCPTSAALFFGNVMASLSAGSTILLPLLYGIGTALPVIGFAVLIALGSKKLGEAFNAVSKTERWARLGTGGVVLVVGCFLTIQSLL
- a CDS encoding permease, producing MNREWKIFAAFLGVFLFAYFVPLATPQYDAHADPLAAKTTRAIVEAFLLLQWYARNHTLACVVPALFIAGAITTFLSKESVLKHLGPKANKVEAYSVASISGTVLAVCSCSVLPMFAGIYRIGAGLGPASCFLYAGPAINVLAIFLTARVLGFELGVARVVGAMVFGVIIGLIMAMLFSRSEDERSEVTMAQPDPPAASRPLWQNASMLAAMLAFLVFSDWFNPGDKIVQMADGRQFEATLQYETENSYDLRLKQALLGHEATEVVRLAKTDITSIEDVDTWVTRIHHYRWYLAGVMAVLVAVMSLAWLNRQDFGEWMGNTWEFSKLLVPLLFGGVFVVGFLGALIPEKQVAAFVGDNSILSNLIASLVGCLFYFATLTEVPILEALMRNGMHNGPALALLLAGPALSLPSILVIRSVVGNTKTAAFVALVVVMATIAGIGFGEFYPSATNSPNQPATAAVAAINP
- a CDS encoding thioredoxin family protein, producing the protein MTTIQVLGTGCKKCVSLKENVEAALKDLGVEADVQKIEDINEIVQFGVMSTPALVVDGEVKIVGKVATPEEIRAVLSK